The Oryza brachyantha chromosome 7, ObraRS2, whole genome shotgun sequence genomic interval taatcttagactaattcgcgaaacgaatctaatgagcctaattaatccattattagtctatgtgatactacagtaaacatttgctaattatggattaattagtcttaaaaaattcgtctcacggattagctctcatttatgaaattagttttttttattaatttatgtttaatactttaaattagtatccaaacatccgatgtgacatgaggctaaaaagtttagccccatctaaacaatccCTTAGAGCAACACCAATGTATATTATCAACATGGGTATTAGCGTGGGACCTAGTAACAGGCGGCAGTAGGAGGAGACcccatccacaatgtttatctCGGTGAGGGGCAGTAAGGTGGGGTCTacaggttaaaaaaaaaaatcagcgcTCAGTTCCTTCGCGCGAGTTCTAGCCAGATCGATCCCCGATTCCTCTCTCGTTGTTTCCACCGGCACAGCAATctccttctccgccgccgtaaAATCCTCTCCTACTCTGCCACGGTGCCactggccggcgccggcaaccCCTCCGTCCCCACTATCCATCCGGCAATccgctccccctcccccaaaATCGACGGCACAAACCCCTCCGTCCCTCCACTGATGTCGGGTTCCTCTCCGCCACCCAACCCCGCAATCCCCTCTATCCGACGTCGCAAATCCTTCCTACTCTGCAATCAGGCGACACTTTCCCCTTCATCCATTGCCGCTATCCCCGCTGCCTGACGCTGCAAGCCACCTCCCTTATGGCGGACTGGTGCTTCAGCCCGACCGGAGACTGAGGAGGTCATCTTCTCTGGTGTGTGATCAGCTTGGGCTTCATATCCTCCTGCGGAGATCCGCGACGGAGCTGCAAGAGACCAACTGTAAGGCCAACTAACCCCTATGCTTGTGATTTAAGTAATAGAATAGCGTATGTGGTTGCATGATAAATATTGTACCATGCACCTCTCTTTTGATGTTGcatatgttcttttttctagTTCAGTTTATGAGAATCGGAGTTGCTATAACTATGTGGATAGGTTTTTTGTTTAATCACGGTCGGAGTTGCTATAATTGtgtggatatattttttttgtttaatcaCGGACAGTTGTTTTACCGTTTGATCTGTGTTATGGTTCGTGCTTCTATCCAAGTAAAGAACACAACACTAGTTTTCCCCACTTTATAAGAGCCCTGCATATAGCAGTTTAAAACAGGTAGCTACATTAACCTTCTATATCAGGAACATATGTAGCTAGCACTAACCTTTTATGTTCTTGCTAAATATTATGTTgcagaaaatttaatttaactctTTTGCCatccaaaatatatctatttgcTATGTTGCCGGCCTGTTAACAGCAAccgactgtttttttttctcaaaaatacaAGCTACATGATGATGAgatataattatgtttaattctTGCAACACTAATCGAAAGTAAGCATCGGAGTTCGATTAATCTGAAAACTTCAACAATATTCGATATAGCTAGCGGAGTATATGTTTGTCTGGGCTCTAGCTGATTATCGTTTCTCGATCAGCTAGCTGCAGGGGAGTATACTTGACACCAGTGCATTTGTGTTAGTGTAAGTAAGCCTGTTGCTATGCATCAACGCAGTTGTTtcgtgtttaatttttttcaggaaaaagGAACCACATTTTGCCTCTCTATTGGTAGTTTTGCTCTCCTATTTTCTTCAGGCTACTAGCTGTAtacagaacatatatatagttcttCAGAAATAAAAGGCAATCCATTTTTGTAGGTATTGCAAGATAACTAGTGTACATAGTCCCTATTAGAATACGTATCTGATAAAAAGTAATACATTTGACATACAAATACAAGTACTTCTGGAAGCAAACATTTAGATTCTAAATTGGTAAAGACAAATCAAACTAGTAAAATACAAGGTTGATATGGAACTATTAAAATCTAATCTTATTGTTGCTGACCACTAAATTTCTGCCACACGTGCTCTATCAAATCTCCCTTTAGACGCCGATGTGTTTGTCGGTCATGGATAGCCTTGTTTTGCTCTAAAACCTCTTGAAATCCATATATTGGTCCATGGTCAAGCCCTGTCATTTGAGGAGAATACTGCCCTTGTTCATATGTATTGTCATCCGGTATATCATATGAACCTCTCTCATCCTCAACTATCATGTTGTGCAAAataatgcatgcatacattatATCTGCAAGCTCTTCCCTTTCCCAAATACGCGCCGGGTGACGTATGATGGCCCAACGTTTTTGCAAAACCCCAAAGGCTCTTTCCACATCTTTTCTTGCTGATTCTTGACGCTGCGCATATAATTTGTGCTTAGCACTTTGGGGCCTGGTGATTGATTTGGCAAATGCAGCCCACTCCGGATAAATTCCATCAGCTAAATAGTATCCCATGTTATattgtgtaccattgatggtAAACTGAACAGGAGGTGCTCTTCCTTGTATCATTTCAGTGAATAATGGGGACTGGTCCAACACATTAATATCATTGTTTGAACCAGCAGCACCAAAGAAAGCATGCCAAATCCATAAATCTAAAGAAGCAACTGCTTCAAGCATAATAGTGGGTACTCCATAGTCGCCACGTGTGAATTGGCCCTTCCATGCAACTggacaactttgccattcccAATGCATGCAGTCAATACTCCCCAACATCCCAGGAAATCCATGCGCCTCTCCAAATTGAAGTAAACGTTGAATATCCTCTGCGGTAGGCCTGCGCAAATATTGTTCACCAAATAAATGCCGCACACCTTGAACAAAATTTATCATGCACTCCATTGCTGTACTTTCTGCAACCCCAAAGGTCTCATCCATAAGATCAGCCGGTGTACCATATGCCAACATTCGCATGGCAGCGGTGCATTTTTGCAATGGTGATAGACCCACCTTACCAAATGCATCTCGCCTTAGACGAAAATATGGAGACCAAACACCAAGAGCTTGTACAATGCGCAAAAAAATATGCCTTCTCATGCGAAATCTCCTCCGAAACTGATCATCTGTGTACAATGGACTCtcagaaaaatatttagcaaATAATCTGTTGTGGTCCTCTTCATGATCTCTACTAATGTACCTCCTTGTGTAGCCCCCCGGCTGATTAGAGCAACCAGCTAGGTGAGCCATCAATCTCGCTTCAAGTTGAGCTTCCAACCGAGCTTCAAGCTGAGCTTCCATAGGGTCATTAATTTCTTCCCATGTCATATCTTCAAGCTTCTCACTAGTGATGGACTCATCGGAATGACTAGAATTATCTTGTGACTCAGTGGACATCTTTTTTGAAGATGAGTTGCTATGTTGGTAAGAAACTGAAGGAAAGGAAGGGGAATGTTGTCTTCCTGAAGTGCAtgtcttatttatatatggttcATCCTGCTAGCTATGTGTAACATTGATGCATTGCTTTTGCTTCCATTGCAACAGCTAGTTTCCAACAGCTAGATTTTGAACAGCCATGTCTTTCTTTTTGGATGTATTCCAACAGCTAAATTTTAGACAATTGTGTCTTGCTTTTTGGATGTATTCCAACAGCTAGATTTTAAACAACCATGTCTTGCTTTTTGGATGTATTCCAACAGCTAGATTTTAAACAACCATACCTTCCTTTTCTATCTATTCAAACcaccatattataaaatgttgtgctaattattatcaatgtatatttttctgCAGGCTGCTAAAGAAACGATTTGCTGTTGTTATGGGACAAATCAGAGACTACAGAGCAGAAGGTTCAGACATATTATTATTGTGGACAAATATTATCACTTCATATGCCTTCTCACTAGTGAAATATTACATTCATCGTTCACTGAGTTCACAATACAACAATTACTTGCCCTACAAACCTATCACATGTCTAAATATTACTAGCAAGTTAAACTTAATGAAACAGTGACACACTAAGTACTAGGGGTTCAAACATAACTTAGGGATCTTTTATTCTTCTGCAAGTTCTGTAGCTAGCTTTTCGAGGACAGCTTCATGCCTCTTAAGTTTTGCATCACTAAAATTAGCAGTGTCTTTGTCCaacaactttaaatatgtctGATACTTCTCTATCCTAGTTTGTTCCTTCTTTGCTTCCGCTGATTTGGTGGTTGCTTCTGCAGATTTCAGCACTGCTTCTGCTCTCAATTTTACAGCTTCGTTGAAGAGAACAAAATCTTGAGATGGCTGGTCCCCCAAAGGAGACGGTGCaggtttttttcccttcccttTAAGCTTGGCTTTGGCTTTTTTCTGCCCTTCAGGACGCTTCTCTTTTTGGCTGGTCTCCTCCTCAGTTTCTTGGTTGGATGATGATGTATATGCACCAGATTCAGAAATCTTAGTCCTCTTGTTATTGCTGTCCTCTTTAAGTATCCGTCGCCATTTTGGTTGATCCTTTAATTCTCTCCACATATACTCTAATGTGAAAGTTTTATCATTGTTTTCCGATTTATATAATGCATGGGCTTTCTCCATGATCATATCATCAGAGAATCCACTGCTCCAGGTTCTTCTAGCTCGAGAATAAGCTCcacaaaattttgcaatgtCCTTCTTAACACCACCCCAATGTGCCTTGCATTGCACGACTGTCCTTTTGCGGTTATTGCTAGATGTATTACTGTTGTACTCTGCAGCAACCTCCCTCCAATAGTATTCTCTCTTCTTGTCATTGCCATTTATAGAATCTAGTGAGTTATTCAACCAAGAGCTGAGGAGTTGTAAGTTTTCTTCTTCGGT includes:
- the LOC102699821 gene encoding protein ALP1-like, coding for MTWEEINDPMEAQLEARLEAQLEARLMAHLAGCSNQPGGYTRRYISRDHEEDHNRLFAKYFSESPLYTDDQFRRRFRMRRHIFLRIVQALGVWSPYFRLRRDAFGKVGLSPLQKCTAAMRMLAYGTPADLMDETFGVAESTAMECMINFVQGVRHLFGEQYLRRPTAEDIQRLLQFGEAHGFPGMLGSIDCMHWEWQSCPVAWKGQFTRGDYGVPTIMLEAVASLDLWIWHAFFGAAGSNNDINVLDQSPLFTEMIQGRAPPVQFTINGTQYNMGYYLADGIYPEWAAFAKSITRPQSAKHKLYAQRQESARKDVERAFGVLQKRWAIIRHPARIWEREELADIMYACIILHNMIVEDERGSYDIPDDNTYEQGQYSPQMTGLDHGPIYGFQEVLEQNKAIHDRQTHRRLKGDLIEHVWQKFSGQQQ